In Paraburkholderia aromaticivorans, a single window of DNA contains:
- the ltrA gene encoding group II intron reverse transcriptase/maturase, giving the protein MTKASSSLQDLRRGIYVKAKAEPSWRFWGLYVHVCKMDALREAYALARKNNGAPGIDGVTFEAIEAQGVEAFLEQIQGELIGRTYVPLRARRQEIPKDGGKVRVLSIPAIRDRVVQGALKLILEPIFEADFQPGSYGYRPRRTAHEAVHRVATAIVQWKTRVIDLDLRAYFDTVRHHILLGKVARRVNDDDVMHLLKLMLTASGKQGVPQGGVISPLLSNIYLTEVDRMLERAKEATRNGKYTYVEYARFADDLVVLIDAHPRHAWLLRAVTTRLREEFAKLQVEVNEEKSRTVDLDRAESFGFLGFDFRRLRSVKKHVWRAHYTPKLKKRTALLRKLKEVFRRYQSQPVDRVVELINPVLRGWVNYFAVGHSSECFSFIKDWVEKKIRRHMGRSRNRRGFGWKRWSRRWLYEELKLFNGYRVRQRSSSKASPAR; this is encoded by the coding sequence ATGACAAAGGCGTCCAGCAGTTTGCAGGACCTGAGGCGGGGAATATACGTCAAGGCGAAGGCTGAACCGTCCTGGCGTTTCTGGGGGTTGTACGTCCATGTCTGCAAGATGGACGCACTGCGCGAGGCGTATGCGCTGGCCAGAAAGAACAACGGCGCTCCGGGTATCGACGGGGTGACGTTCGAGGCCATCGAGGCGCAGGGCGTGGAGGCGTTTCTTGAGCAGATACAGGGCGAACTGATCGGGCGGACCTACGTGCCGTTACGGGCGCGGCGGCAGGAGATACCGAAGGACGGGGGCAAGGTCCGTGTCCTTTCGATTCCGGCTATCCGTGACCGGGTGGTTCAAGGCGCGCTCAAGCTCATATTGGAGCCGATCTTCGAGGCAGACTTCCAGCCGGGGTCGTACGGTTATCGCCCCAGGCGTACCGCGCATGAAGCGGTGCATCGGGTGGCGACGGCAATTGTTCAGTGGAAGACCCGCGTCATAGATCTGGATTTACGCGCTTACTTTGACACAGTTCGGCATCACATACTGCTTGGAAAGGTTGCGCGTCGGGTCAATGACGACGACGTAATGCATCTGCTGAAGCTGATGCTGACGGCGTCGGGCAAACAAGGCGTTCCGCAAGGCGGGGTGATTTCACCGTTGCTCAGTAACATCTATCTCACTGAGGTAGACCGTATGCTGGAGCGGGCGAAAGAAGCCACGCGCAACGGGAAGTACACCTACGTCGAGTATGCCCGATTCGCTGACGATCTGGTGGTGCTGATCGATGCCCATCCGCGGCATGCGTGGCTGCTGAGGGCGGTGACCACGCGACTTCGGGAAGAGTTTGCCAAGCTGCAGGTCGAAGTAAATGAAGAGAAGAGCCGCACTGTGGATCTGGACCGCGCAGAGAGCTTCGGCTTTCTGGGATTCGACTTTCGTCGACTCCGCAGCGTAAAGAAGCACGTGTGGCGAGCGCACTACACGCCCAAGCTGAAGAAGCGGACGGCATTATTGCGTAAGCTCAAAGAGGTGTTCCGGCGATACCAGTCGCAGCCGGTAGATCGGGTGGTAGAACTGATCAATCCGGTGTTACGCGGCTGGGTGAATTACTTCGCTGTAGGACATTCCAGCGAGTGCTTCAGCTTCATCAAAGACTGGGTGGAAAAGAAGATTCGCCGCCACATGGGTCGATCCCGGAATCGACGGGGCTTCGGTTGGAAGAGGTGGAGTAGGCGCTGGCTGTATGAAGAACTGAAGCTGTTCAATGGCTATCGGGTTCGTCAACGGTCGTCGTCGAAAGCGTCCCCAGCACGATAG